Genomic DNA from Brassica rapa cultivar Chiifu-401-42 chromosome A04, CAAS_Brap_v3.01, whole genome shotgun sequence:
GTATACGCCCAAAATAGATAGTATTATACTAGCCAAAGAATTAAACATTTGGCTCTATTTGTTCGTTATCTAGCTAGCTCAAATTGAGGTTTAGCCTTCGATAAAAATATCTAGTCTGTCTCTACTCTCTAATACATCATCTGGTCCAGAAAACATCTTGTTTGTCACTAGGCGGTTGTAAACATTCGAAGCCTTAGTATCataataatatcttttattGAATCCAATTTTATAACGAAAATAAAACTTATTGGAAAGGTGGTTAAGCTCGTTGTAGTAAAAGTAGATAATTTTACGCTTTCAACATTTTTTCGGTGTAGTCTAAATATGAAAACATATTATTTCCTTTTATCTTATAAATTAACTAAAGAGgatgacaaaagaaaaataaaataaaagataactaaagagaaaaacaaaaccTTAAACAGATCTTGAAATAAAGCTCAACTACAACAAATGAAAGCAATCAGGACAATCAAATTCTTGCATCCTCATATCCACCGTATGATTATGAAGCCATGCCGACttttcaaaattagttttttttggttacTTAAACAATAGGAAACTGAAtgtttatttactttattaatttttggtaaAGTAAATATGATAAGTTTTTCAATTATTTAGGTGTACAAGCAATAAAGCACAGTATTCAAGTTTATCTTATATACTAATGATAATCCGCGTCTTGTGCTCGTTAGCTTTCTTAATCATGCAGAGAACCAAAGAAAGATAACGGGAATACGTGTTACACACACGTGTCCTTTGGTAtctcaccttctctttgctgatgatagtcATTTCTTTTGTAAGTTGGAGTCCCATGAATGCGAAGAAGTGATGAAAGTAGTTAGAAAATACGGACAAGCATCAGGCCAACGTATCAACTTAGAGAAATCCTCAATACTCTTTGGTAAGAGGATCAACGGAACTGTTAgacaacatattaaaaatacacTTAGAATCCAGAATGAAGGAGGAATGGGTACATACCTAGGAATTCAAGAAGACATCAGCGGATCTAAATGCAAACTCTTTGCTTTTCTCAAGGACAAATTGGTGCATCGAATGAATGGATGGACATGTAGATGGCTATCAAAAAGAGGAAAAAAGGTTTTGATAAAATCAATCTTGCTAGCTCTACCGACATACGTTATGTCTAGTTTCTTGCTTCCATTAGCGATATGTGAACACCTTGCAAGTGTCATtgcacaattctggtggagttCAAACCTCCCAAAGCGAATAATTCACTGGGCAAAATGGAAAAAGCTTTGCTTACCAAAGGAGAAGGACATAATTGGCTTCCGTATGATCCATGAGTTTAACCTAGCATTACTAGCAAAACAACTGTGGAGACTAGTTCAATACCCTGACTCTTTAGTAGCTCGAGTTCTGAAAGGAAGATACTATAGATCAAGTTCGCGTTTACGAATAATCTCTGTAAGCAGTCCATCTTATGTGTGAACAAGCATTTCAGCTAGAGATGTCAAACAGGTTTATCCATCCCGTTCCGTCCCGTACCGCGGCGGGTTAGTCGTTGAGCGAATCACAGCGGACCTGTCCCGCGCGGGCTGCGGTCTTCAAAATGCCGGCCCAAACCCGTACCGCAAAATATATAGGCCTTCGCGGGCCGTCCCACGGGATGCCTTCTTATCAAACCGCCTGCTACAGTTTCTTTTATGAATGCTCAATTAGAAGAGTTGTGTAAGAGAGTTGTAGAGAGCTCATTAAGCTTCACTAAAACCTTATCAAAATCAATGCCACAAAGCTCCGTTTGTGCTTGCGTTTTTGAGCTAAAAGTCTTCTTTTGTTATAAGTATAAGCTTTTGTTAAGTTTGAATCTGATTGAATTGTTTTATTTGTAATAATTTGGTTCAAGTGTTGTATGTCTTCATCAAACCATcactctttttaattatttggattgCAATAAAATTCGTGAATCACTTTGCCAAATTATACAAGTGACGTGATATACAACTAACTTTTCTCCTAAACAACACCACTGtaaccaaatttaatttaagaaaaacaccACTTCACAGTACTGGACATTGTAATAAAGCAATTCATAGGTGTgtgtaataaaaagagaaaaccaaatcaaaacaccACCAGAATTTGAATCGTCATCGCTGTAGCTGGTCGTCATCGCCGGAGCTCAAATCATCATCACTGGAGCTCGAATCATCATCGCCAGAACTCTTTATGTTTTGTGGGGGAAAAATCACAAGAATCACTTTCTTCTCACTCTCTTTCTCGTTTTTTTAggtaaaataagaaataaaaaaaaatgcgGGTCCATGTAAAAGGCCCAGTCCCGCAAAAGGCCCATCCCGCAAAAGGTCCAGTCCTGTAAAGACCCGTTCCACGAGGCCCGCAAATTTGCAGGCCTAGAAAACCTCATCCCAATACCGTCCCGCGACAGTCCTTTACGGGCCAGGCCCACGGTCCAGATCCATGATTGCCATCTCTAATTTCAGCGGCACGAAAGCTACTCCTTTTGGAGATTAGACAGAAAGTATACATTCTGGATATGAGGTCAAGGTGTGGGAGGATCCTTGGATCCCTACAACACTGGCTAGGCCGGCTTAATCTACAACCCCAGCTCTGCACCCGAACATGAGAGTTAGCGACCTCATTAATGGAGAATCGAAGGAGTGGGATGTTGGGCTATTGGAGAATTATATTGCCCCAATTGATATACCTCTTGTAAGGAGTTTGGCCATAAGCACAACTCATCGTCATGATACATTTTGTTGGAAGAATGGACAGTATACTGTTAAATCAGGATATTGGGTTGCTCGGAATTTATTGAAGGATGAGGAAGAAAAGGAGGTACTGGAACCCAATATAACTAAACTTCAAGCCTTCTCTTGGAAAATAAAGACACCTCAAAAGATTTGTCATCATATATGGCAACTGATAACATGTCAGGTGGCAGTAACGAAGAATCTCATACGACGAAACATGAGATGTGATAACTACTGTCCACGATGTGGAGAACCAGAGGAATCAGCCACACATGCAATCTTTCAATGCCCGCCAGCTTTACAAGCTTGGTCCTTATCAACAACTCCAACAAGCCTACACATCTTCCCGGTTTCGAGCCTTTATGCAAATATTGATTATCTTCTTTTTGAGAAAAAACAACATTGTCGAGCCTGAACTAGACATGGACCCTTATCCCTAAATAAtctggtacatttggaaggctaGAAACGATAAACTCTTTAGAGAAATAAACAGGGACCCATTAGAGTTAGTTCGATACACTGAGAGCGAGTGTCAAGTCTGGTTTAATGCAAACGATATGGTACCATCAAATCCACAAGAACATAGTATAGTGGAACCTCAAGTCTTAAGCTTGAGTAATATTTGCATGATAGATGGGTCATAGACATCCACATCACGATTTAACGGGTGTAGATGGGTCTGGATGGACAGTTTGGGCAAGGCACAACTTATGGGGACACAAAACTACATACGGCGAGAGTCTGCCTTGCATTCAGAATTGGAATCACTGCAATGAACGATGGAGAACATGTTTCAACATTCGACATGTCAGAATTTTGGAACGGACTGTAAAGATTTAATTGCCATGATTAATGAGCCTTACACTTGGCCAAGCTTTGCATTAGAACTGGAGAGGATAAAGACTCTGCAGATATGCTTTCCGGACTTCAAGATCTCACATATTCCACGAGTGCAAAATCAGATTCCGGACTCTTTAGCTAGGACCACAAAATCTTTAAAtagaaaactttattttattagttgttctattttggtttggttacccagaccatATCTAGCTTGAGTAATATAACAGTTGGTTGTCGtcgaaagaaaaaacaaagcaaCTTTAGAAAAGGAACAAAAGTTAAGACCAAGAAAACAGTGTGTGTATATATTCGactgaaaaaaagaaagtagTATTCAAGTGAGATGTCGTTAGGTGCCGGGAATTCTTCTTATTATTTATATGCTCCACCGATCTAGTCTCACATTCAGTTTCATAGCTCGAAACCTCGTGAGACTGATAGAGTTCCAAAGAAATGGCCTCTCAGTTGCTTTTGCCAACAAACACATTCACCAATTCATCCTTAGTTAAAGTTTTCGTTACAGGTAACGTAAATGTAACATGAACTCGTttgaaaataacataaaaagagatttgtttttgtttttattaattgatGTTGAAGCTCAAGCTTCAAAGGTTCAATCTATGATGTCTTGAGATTGATTTTGACTTGATTAGgtgatgacttttttttttttttgattaggTGATGACTTGACTCTGAAAAGAAAGCCAAACCACGCAACAAGAGTTTCATATGGATTTAGCTTAAGAGCAAACGCAGCTTTGATATCTAGTCATAGATCATCTGTTGAAGTTCCACGACAATGGTACAATCTTGTTGCTGATCTCTCTGTTAAGCCTCCTCCACAGTTGCACCCCAAAACTTTCGAACCAATCAAACCGGATGATTTAACTCATCTTTTCCCTAATGAGATAATTAAACAAGAAGAAACACTAGAGAGATTTATCGACATCCCCGAAGAAGTTCTTGAAATCTATAAGCTTTGGCGTCCAACTCCTCTCATCAGgttcttgttcttcttttttcttgttcttcttatgTTTATGATATGCACTAGCTTGTAGTGGATGATTAAATTAGAGTAGTAAAAGGACTCAAAGAAATACAGAgtccaaatctattaatacTAATTGTTTTTGCTTTGATAACAGAGCAAAGAGATTGGAGAAGCTTCTTCAGACACCTGCAAGGATTTACTTCAAGTATGAAGGTGGTAGCCCAGCTGGTTCACACAAACCCAACTCAGCAGTTCCACAAGCTTATTACAATGCGAAAGAAGGTGTCAAGAACGTTGTGACGGAAACAGGCGCTGGCCAGTGGGGCAGTTCTTTAGCCTTTGCTTCTAGTCTATTTGGACTTGATTGTGAAGTACGCAAAATGtttgcttcttgcagtgatttCTTGAAAATTTAATCAAGTGTTTGTGTCTTTATCCTTTTTGCAGTGATATCAACTTCAATCAGTTTTATAAAtttcttgtttcttttataCTATAGGTATTTCAGGTGGCCCATACATACCAACAAAAGCCATATCGCAGGCTGATGATGCAAACTTGGGGTGCAAAGGTTCATCGATCACCCTCGGAACTCACTGAGGCAGGTAGAAGAATCCTTCAGGCAGATCCATCAAGCACAGGAAGTTTAGGCATTGCAATTTCAGAAGCTGTTGAAGTCGCATCAAGAAACGAAGATACAAAATACTGTTTAGGGAGTGTATTTAACCATGTGTTGTTACACCAGACGGTTATTGGAGAAGAATGCATAAAGCCAGGGCCGTCTAACAGCACGCGTAAGTGGAGCGGTCGAACAGGGCCTCgaaatataaagataaaaaatttaagaatttttcaaaatataaagataaattatggtaagaaactttaaaattttagatataatgctaaatttagaacttataattaaaaaaaatcaaacaaagttattaaattttaaaattacgttATAAAATGtacaattaatatattttttgaacagGGCCTAAAATTAATTAGAGAGCCCTGCATAAAGCAGATGGAAGAATATGGCGAAACGCCTGATGTGATCATAGGATGTACTGGTGGAGGATCGAATTTTGCTGGTTTGAGTTTTCCTTATATCCGGGAGAAACTCAAAGGCAAAATCAACCCTATTATACGAGCGGTTGAGCCCTCGGCTTGTCCTTCATTGACCAAAGGAGTTTACGCTTATGATTTTGGTGATACAGCTGGATTGACTCCTTTGATGAAGATGCATACTTTAGGGCATGACTTCATTCCTAGTCCTATCCATTCCGGTAATAAATGAACCTTAAATCCAAGATCTCAGACATACTAAAGTTGAAGGTTTCGGTCTATGGATTATTGatttcttgaatttttttttctttt
This window encodes:
- the LOC103864163 gene encoding tryptophan synthase beta chain 2; translation: MASQLLLPTNTFTNSSLVKVFVTGDDLTLKRKPNHATRVSYGFSLRANAALISSHRSSVEVPRQWYNLVADLSVKPPPQLHPKTFEPIKPDDLTHLFPNEIIKQEETLERFIDIPEEVLEIYKLWRPTPLIRAKRLEKLLQTPARIYFKYEGGSPAGSHKPNSAVPQAYYNAKEGVKNVVTETGAGQWGSSLAFASSLFGLDCEVFQVAHTYQQKPYRRLMMQTWGAKVHRSPSELTEAGRRILQADPSSTGSLGIAISEAVEVASRNEDTKYCLGSVFNHVLLHQTVIGEECIKQMEEYGETPDVIIGCTGGGSNFAGLSFPYIREKLKGKINPIIRAVEPSACPSLTKGVYAYDFGDTAGLTPLMKMHTLGHDFIPSPIHSGGLRYHGMAPLVSHIYDQGFLEAISIPQTECFQGAIQFARTEGIIPAPEPTHAIAATIREALRCKETGEAKVILMAMCGHGHFDLASYEKYLRGELVDLSFSEEKIQESLSKVPLVV